Genomic window (Wenzhouxiangella marina):
TTCGACGGACTCGGGAAGCTGCGCCGGGCCATGGGCGCTCTTCAATCGCTGCAGGGCGGCCATCATGTTCTGGCGACCGGCCAGACGAGCGCCGCCGGCATCGGCCCGGAATTCACGCCAGCGTGAGAAGGCCATCACGATCAGGCTGGCCAGCACGCCGAGCACCAGCTGCAGGACGATCACACTGATCCAGTAGCCCGGCCCATGGCCACGATCGCTCTTGAACACGACCCGATCGATCAGCTGGCCGAGAATGCGCGACAGCAGCAATACGAAGGTGTTGAGCACGCCCTGAAGCAGGGTCATGGTGATCATGTCACCGTTGGCCACATGACTGACCTCGTGGGCGAGCACGGCCTCGACCTCGTTCGGCCGCATCGAGCGCAGCAGTCCTGTACTGACGGCCACCAGGGCATTGTTGCGCGACGCGCCCGTCGCGAAGGCATTCGGCTCGGGCGCATCGTAGATGGCCACATCCGGCATGCCGATCCCGGCTTCGCGCGCCTGCTTCTCCACGGTCGCGACCAGCCAGCGCTCGGTCTCGTTGGCCGGCGAGTCGATGACCTTGGCTCGCGTGCTCATCAGCGCCATGCGCTTGGACATCAGCAGAGAAAT
Coding sequences:
- the htpX gene encoding protease HtpX; the protein is MRRIALFLGTNLAVLMVLGVVMNLLQPWLVRQGIDVNMAATLIIALVFGMGGAFISLLMSKRMALMSTRAKVIDSPANETERWLVATVEKQAREAGIGMPDVAIYDAPEPNAFATGASRNNALVAVSTGLLRSMRPNEVEAVLAHEVSHVANGDMITMTLLQGVLNTFVLLLSRILGQLIDRVVFKSDRGHGPGYWISVIVLQLVLGVLASLIVMAFSRWREFRADAGGARLAGRQNMMAALQRLKSAHGPAQLPESVEAFGIRGRVGGGLRRLLMSHPPLDERIEALARGQG